In Cloacibacterium caeni, a single window of DNA contains:
- a CDS encoding MlaE family ABC transporter permease — protein sequence MKVFYQIVQSLKNFIVEIGEMSYFSIRFLKEFYKKPYDFQEFLKQCYSIGNRSLFLVSVTGFIIGLVFTLQTRPTLMEFGAVSWMPSMVSISIIREIGPIITGLICAGKIGSGIGAEIGSMRVTEQIDAMEVSGTNPFKYLVVTRILATTAMLPILVFYSDFIAIFGSYLVENLKGDVSFLQYFNQVFDNIEFSDLLPATIKTFFFGFAIGMVGCFKGYQCKSGTRGVGIAANSAVVYSSMLLFVIDFIAVLITNIFIE from the coding sequence ATGAAAGTTTTTTATCAAATAGTACAATCTTTAAAAAACTTCATCGTAGAGATAGGCGAAATGAGCTATTTCAGCATAAGATTTTTAAAAGAATTTTATAAAAAACCTTATGATTTTCAAGAATTCCTGAAACAATGTTACAGCATTGGTAACCGCTCACTTTTTCTAGTTTCTGTTACGGGATTTATCATCGGTTTGGTTTTTACTTTACAAACCCGCCCTACTTTAATGGAATTTGGTGCTGTTTCTTGGATGCCTTCCATGGTGAGTATTTCCATTATTAGAGAAATCGGGCCGATTATTACTGGGCTGATTTGTGCAGGAAAAATAGGCTCTGGAATAGGTGCAGAAATAGGTTCTATGCGCGTAACCGAACAAATAGACGCTATGGAAGTTTCTGGAACCAATCCTTTTAAATATTTGGTGGTGACTAGAATTCTTGCGACGACTGCTATGCTACCGATTTTGGTTTTTTACAGTGATTTCATCGCAATTTTCGGGTCTTATTTGGTAGAAAATCTGAAAGGCGATGTTTCTTTTTTACAATATTTTAATCAAGTTTTTGACAATATAGAATTTAGTGATTTGCTTCCTGCAACCATCAAGACTTTTTTCTTTGGTTTTGCCATAGGAATGGTAGGTTGTTTCAAAGGATACCAATGTAAATCAGGAACACGAGGTGTAGGAATTGCCGCCAATTCTGCGGTGGTTTACTCCTCCATGTTATTGTTTGTTATCGATTTTATCGCTGTATTAATTACCAATATTTTTATAGAATAA
- a CDS encoding ABC transporter ATP-binding protein, translating into MNPNAAHEPIIKIENLYKKYGDNVVLDGFNLNLYKGENLVIMGKSGSGKSVMIKCLIGLEIPDSGTIEIMSQKLEHLSLKALDEIRADIGFLFQGSALYDSMTVRENLEFPLRRHISKFGNVKDTLPLVEEALQNVGLKNVIDLMPNELSGGMKRRVALARTLILKPKIIIYDEPTTGLDPITSKEIILLMKSVQEKYKTSSIIITHDVDCARVIANRMILLIDGKNYAEGTFAELSTSQDPKVKAFFK; encoded by the coding sequence ATGAATCCTAATGCTGCACATGAACCGATAATCAAAATTGAAAATCTCTATAAAAAATATGGAGACAATGTAGTTTTGGACGGATTTAACCTTAATCTTTATAAAGGAGAAAATCTGGTGATTATGGGAAAATCTGGTTCTGGAAAATCGGTGATGATAAAATGTTTGATTGGTTTAGAAATTCCAGACAGTGGAACGATAGAAATTATGAGCCAAAAATTAGAGCATCTTTCTCTGAAAGCTTTAGACGAAATAAGAGCAGACATTGGATTTTTATTTCAAGGAAGTGCGCTTTATGATTCTATGACGGTGAGAGAAAATCTAGAGTTTCCGCTCAGAAGACATATTTCAAAGTTTGGAAATGTAAAAGACACTTTGCCTTTGGTAGAAGAAGCGCTGCAAAATGTGGGACTCAAAAATGTAATTGATTTAATGCCGAATGAACTTTCAGGCGGTATGAAAAGAAGAGTTGCTCTTGCCAGAACACTTATTCTGAAACCAAAAATCATCATTTATGATGAACCAACCACCGGTTTAGACCCTATTACTTCTAAAGAAATTATCTTGCTCATGAAATCGGTGCAAGAAAAATATAAAACCTCGTCTATCATCATTACGCATGATGTAGACTGTGCTAGAGTTATTGCTAATAGAATGATTTTACTGATTGACGGAAAAAATTATGCAGAAGGAACATTTGCCGAACTTTCCACTTCACAAGACCCAAAAGTAAAAGCATTTTTTAAATAA
- a CDS encoding MlaD family protein: MEKSVAQKLRLGIFVILGTIIFIMAVYFIGNRQQFFGETETLKAHFENVNGLQEGNNVRFSGINVGYVKKIEIINDTLINVEMNIDKSAMKFIKKNAVASIASDGLVGNMIVNITPNSEKAALAKSGDILKAEERLTTEDLLKTLNKTNNNAEQITANILEVSEKINNGTGTLSMLLNDKTLSQDVKYGISDLKNSIANIKKTSYETTRTINEVNKILAGINDKENIVAVLKDSAVANKMRRALTHLDESSQNINKTVENLNETISNAKNGKGAINYLSNDANLVKNIDSTMNNLNQASVSLNQNLEALKHNIFFRGYFKKLEKEKQKAQKNQK; the protein is encoded by the coding sequence ATGGAAAAATCAGTTGCTCAAAAATTAAGACTCGGAATATTTGTTATCCTCGGAACCATTATTTTTATTATGGCTGTTTATTTTATCGGAAACAGACAGCAATTTTTTGGTGAAACCGAAACCTTAAAAGCACATTTCGAAAATGTAAATGGCTTACAAGAAGGGAATAATGTCCGTTTTTCTGGAATTAATGTGGGCTATGTTAAAAAGATAGAAATCATCAACGATACGCTCATCAATGTAGAAATGAATATCGACAAAAGTGCGATGAAATTCATCAAAAAAAATGCAGTGGCAAGTATTGCTTCTGATGGTTTGGTAGGAAATATGATTGTCAATATCACTCCAAATTCTGAAAAAGCGGCACTTGCTAAATCTGGTGACATTCTAAAAGCCGAAGAAAGGCTCACAACAGAAGATTTACTCAAAACCCTTAACAAAACCAATAACAATGCTGAACAAATTACGGCTAATATTCTAGAAGTTTCTGAAAAAATCAATAACGGAACAGGAACGCTAAGTATGTTACTGAATGACAAAACCTTAAGTCAAGATGTGAAATATGGAATCTCTGACCTTAAAAATAGCATTGCCAACATTAAGAAAACCAGCTACGAAACCACGAGAACCATTAATGAAGTGAATAAAATTCTTGCAGGAATTAATGATAAAGAAAACATCGTTGCGGTGCTTAAAGATTCTGCTGTAGCCAATAAAATGCGAAGAGCACTTACTCATCTCGATGAATCTTCTCAAAACATCAATAAAACTGTAGAAAATCTAAACGAAACCATCAGCAATGCTAAAAACGGAAAAGGCGCCATCAATTACCTTTCTAACGATGCCAATTTGGTGAAAAATATAGATTCTACAATGAATAATCTTAACCAGGCAAGTGTTTCACTGAACCAAAATCTGGAAGCGCTGAAGCATAATATTTTCTTCAGAGGTTATTTTAAAAAATTGGAAAAGGAAAAACAAAAAGCTCAGAAAAACCAAAAATAA
- a CDS encoding alpha/beta hydrolase: protein MKLYVISGLGADGSIFEYIQFPKKFTEIIYIDWLIPNYNESFENYVNRMAEKVDVSEKFCLLGYSFGGIMVQEIHKLKPAEKVVILGSIKSDKEMSITFHLAKSSRIFAKLPESYFSEKTIKSYAFFRKLFDPNNPKLWQYFKVQNPTYLKWSINKILEWKHEEDSNVIQILADKDIVFPVKNSKPNYVIKGGTHLFPVTKAKEVSKILEEVFSE, encoded by the coding sequence ATGAAATTATATGTCATCAGTGGATTGGGAGCAGATGGAAGTATTTTTGAATACATTCAGTTTCCTAAAAAGTTTACCGAAATTATCTACATCGATTGGTTAATTCCTAATTACAACGAAAGTTTTGAAAACTATGTCAATAGAATGGCCGAAAAAGTAGATGTCAGCGAAAAATTCTGTTTATTGGGTTATTCTTTTGGAGGAATTATGGTGCAAGAAATTCACAAACTGAAACCCGCAGAAAAAGTAGTAATTCTGGGAAGTATAAAGTCTGATAAAGAAATGTCTATCACCTTTCATTTGGCAAAAAGTTCTAGAATTTTTGCGAAACTTCCCGAAAGTTATTTCTCCGAAAAAACCATAAAATCTTATGCCTTTTTCAGAAAATTATTTGACCCAAATAATCCTAAACTTTGGCAATATTTCAAGGTGCAAAATCCTACATATTTGAAATGGAGTATCAATAAAATCTTAGAATGGAAACATGAAGAAGATTCAAACGTAATCCAAATTTTAGCAGATAAAGACATTGTTTTTCCAGTAAAAAATTCTAAACCCAATTATGTCATAAAAGGCGGAACACACCTTTTTCCAGTGACTAAAGCCAAGGAAGTTTCTAAAATTTTAGAAGAAGTTTTCAGCGAATGA
- a CDS encoding YceI family protein yields the protein MKKIALSLVLVSGLAFGQAKKVVSSDVHWWGYKLAKTEASSHDGTVTVKNGTVVLKKNALVGGTFVLDMTSINATDLQGEYQQKLNGHLKNGDFFEVDKYPTATFKITSVKKGANGKSVVSGNLTAKGKTNAVSFPAKISVKNGVVTLESDKFTIDRQKWDIAYKSTMQDVVVKDDIDLVVKLTAK from the coding sequence ATTAAAAAAATTGCATTATCATTAGTACTAGTATCAGGACTAGCTTTTGGACAAGCTAAAAAAGTAGTTTCTTCTGACGTTCATTGGTGGGGTTATAAGTTAGCTAAAACTGAAGCGTCTTCTCACGATGGAACTGTAACCGTGAAAAACGGAACTGTAGTTTTAAAGAAAAACGCTCTAGTTGGTGGTACTTTTGTATTAGATATGACTTCTATTAACGCTACTGATTTACAAGGTGAATATCAACAAAAATTAAACGGTCACCTTAAAAATGGCGATTTCTTCGAAGTTGATAAATATCCTACTGCTACTTTCAAAATCACTTCTGTGAAAAAAGGAGCTAATGGTAAAAGCGTAGTTTCAGGAAATCTTACTGCTAAAGGAAAAACTAATGCAGTTTCTTTCCCAGCTAAAATTTCAGTTAAAAACGGTGTAGTAACTTTAGAATCTGATAAATTTACTATCGATAGACAAAAATGGGACATAGCTTATAAATCTACTATGCAAGATGTAGTAGTAAAAGACGATATAGATTTGGTTGTTAAACTAACAGCGAAATAG
- a CDS encoding formate--tetrahydrofolate ligase, producing MSFPTDIEIAQSADIKHIREIAEKIGIDREDLEYYGKYKAKIPLKYINEENIKKSKLILVSAINPTPAGEGKTTVSVGLCDGLNKIGKKAIAVLREPSLGPVFGIKGGAAGGGYAQVIPMVDINLHFTGDFSAVEKANNLLSALIDNNLQDKKRSLNIDPRTIVWKRVMDMNDRSLRHIVVGLGGSNNGITREEGFNITPASEVMAILCLSKDFEDLKNRLGNIFVGYTFDKKPIYARDLNAQGAMAILLKDAIRPNLVQTLEGNPAILHGGPFANIAQGTNTIIATKMGLSLADFVVTEAGFGADLGAEKFMHIKGYYGNLKPDAYVLVATIRALRYHGGAKKGEYEKPNLAAVEKGIENLKKHIENGFKWQLKPIVAINHFATDSEEEINFVKAECEKLGVKAILADEFTMGGEGMKALAEEVASCAFNCGNNFKPLYSVEDSVEHKIEKIAKEVYGADSAVFSQKAKNQLKSIYELGLDKLPICMAKTQKSLSDDEKKIGRPIGFKVTVREFEFAAGAGFIIPILGDMMRMPGLPSIPAAEGMNIDKDGVITGLS from the coding sequence ATGAGCTTTCCTACAGACATAGAAATAGCGCAATCGGCAGATATTAAACATATTAGAGAAATTGCAGAAAAAATCGGTATCGACCGAGAAGATTTAGAGTATTACGGGAAATACAAAGCGAAAATCCCTTTAAAATACATCAACGAAGAAAATATCAAGAAATCAAAATTGATTTTGGTTTCAGCGATTAATCCTACTCCAGCTGGTGAAGGAAAAACCACTGTTTCTGTAGGTTTGTGTGACGGATTGAACAAAATCGGTAAAAAAGCCATCGCAGTTTTGCGTGAGCCAAGTTTAGGTCCAGTTTTTGGGATAAAAGGTGGAGCAGCAGGTGGTGGTTACGCACAAGTTATTCCGATGGTAGATATTAATCTGCATTTTACAGGAGATTTTTCGGCGGTAGAAAAAGCCAATAATTTACTTTCTGCGCTGATTGATAATAATCTTCAAGATAAAAAAAGAAGCCTCAATATAGACCCTAGAACCATCGTTTGGAAGCGTGTAATGGATATGAATGATAGAAGTCTTCGTCATATTGTAGTGGGTTTGGGCGGTTCTAATAACGGAATTACGCGTGAAGAAGGTTTCAATATTACACCCGCATCAGAAGTGATGGCAATTCTTTGTCTTTCTAAAGATTTCGAAGATTTAAAAAACAGATTAGGAAATATTTTCGTAGGCTATACTTTTGATAAAAAACCAATTTACGCCAGAGATTTAAATGCTCAAGGAGCAATGGCGATTTTATTAAAAGACGCCATTCGTCCGAATTTAGTACAAACTTTAGAAGGAAATCCTGCGATTCTTCATGGTGGCCCTTTCGCGAATATTGCGCAAGGAACCAATACGATTATCGCTACTAAAATGGGACTTTCTTTAGCAGATTTTGTGGTAACAGAAGCCGGATTCGGAGCAGATTTAGGCGCAGAAAAATTCATGCACATCAAAGGATATTATGGAAATTTAAAACCAGATGCTTATGTTTTGGTGGCTACCATCAGAGCTTTAAGATATCACGGTGGTGCTAAAAAGGGCGAATACGAAAAACCGAATCTTGCAGCAGTAGAAAAAGGCATTGAAAACCTTAAAAAACATATCGAAAACGGCTTTAAATGGCAATTAAAACCAATTGTAGCGATTAATCATTTTGCCACAGATTCAGAAGAAGAAATCAATTTTGTAAAAGCAGAATGCGAAAAGTTAGGGGTGAAAGCCATTCTCGCAGATGAATTTACGATGGGAGGAGAAGGCATGAAAGCACTCGCAGAAGAAGTAGCGAGCTGTGCATTTAACTGCGGTAATAATTTTAAACCTTTATACAGTGTAGAAGATTCTGTGGAGCACAAAATCGAAAAAATTGCCAAAGAAGTTTATGGTGCTGACAGCGCTGTATTTTCTCAGAAAGCTAAAAATCAGTTAAAGTCCATTTATGAACTTGGACTGGATAAGCTACCGATTTGTATGGCAAAAACTCAAAAATCTTTATCGGATGATGAGAAAAAAATTGGAAGGCCAATTGGTTTCAAAGTGACTGTTCGTGAATTTGAATTTGCAGCAGGAGCAGGATTCATTATTCCAATTTTAGGAGATATGATGAGAATGCCTGGTTTGCCAAGTATTCCGGCAGCAGAAGGAATGAATATAGATAAAGATGGTGTCATTACTGGATTAAGTTAA